One Theropithecus gelada isolate Dixy chromosome 20, Tgel_1.0, whole genome shotgun sequence DNA segment encodes these proteins:
- the RPS15A gene encoding 40S ribosomal protein S15a isoform X1, producing the protein MVRMNVLADALKSINNAEKRGKRQVLIRPCSKVIVRFLTVMMKHGYIGEFEIIDDHRAGKIVVNLTGRLNKCGVISPRFDVQLKDLEKWQNNLLPSRQFGFIVLTTSAGIMDHEEARRKHTGGKILGFFF; encoded by the exons ATGGTGCGCATGAATGTCCTGGCTGATGCTCTCAAGAGCATCAACAATGCCGAAAAGAGAGGCAAACGCCAGGTGCTTATTAGGCCGTGCTCCAAAGTCATCGTCCGGTTTCTCACTGTGATGATGAAGCATG GTTACATTGGCGAATTTGAAATCATTGATGATCACAGAGCTGGGAAAATTGTTGTGAACCTTACAGGCAGGCTAAACAAG tgtGGAGTGATCAGCCCCAGATTTGATGTGCAACTCAAAGATCTAGAAAAATGGCAGAATAACCTGCTTCCATCCCGCCAGTTTGG TTTCATTGTACTGACAACCTCAGCTGGCATCATGGACCATGAAGAAGCAAGACGAAAACACACAGGAGGGAAAATCCTGGGATTCTTTTTCTAG
- the RPS15A gene encoding 40S ribosomal protein S15a isoform X2 — MVRMNVLADALKSINNAEKRGKRQVLIRPCSKVIVRFLTVMMKHGYIGEFEIIDDHRAGKIVVNLTGRLNKCGVISPRFDVQLKDLEKWQNNLLPSRQFGIYILQITRLVPWLNVFSLHGCCITVSLY; from the exons ATGGTGCGCATGAATGTCCTGGCTGATGCTCTCAAGAGCATCAACAATGCCGAAAAGAGAGGCAAACGCCAGGTGCTTATTAGGCCGTGCTCCAAAGTCATCGTCCGGTTTCTCACTGTGATGATGAAGCATG GTTACATTGGCGAATTTGAAATCATTGATGATCACAGAGCTGGGAAAATTGTTGTGAACCTTACAGGCAGGCTAAACAAG tgtGGAGTGATCAGCCCCAGATTTGATGTGCAACTCAAAGATCTAGAAAAATGGCAGAATAACCTGCTTCCATCCCGCCAGTTTGG AATTTATATCCTCCAAATTACGCGTCTGGTGCCTTGGTTGAATGTATTCTCACTTCATGGTTGCTGTATTACAG TTTCATTGTACTGA